In the genome of Pseudopipra pipra isolate bDixPip1 chromosome 4, bDixPip1.hap1, whole genome shotgun sequence, one region contains:
- the CLGN gene encoding calmegin isoform X2 — MHFQWDWLCLGVLLISSVTAETENEENLDADVEVEDFDMQSQETEIDRDKPSIEVVYQTPTPTGEVYFTETFDGGLSGWVLSKTKKEDIDDNIAKYDGRWEVEELKENTVPGDRGLVLKSVAKHHAISAMLTKPFIFDDKPLIVQYEVNFQKGIDCGGAYIKLLSSSDDLNLEYFFDRTPYTIMFGPDKCGEDYKLHFIFRHKNPKTGEYDEKHAERPDVDLKKFYLDKKTHLYTLVLKPDDTFEMLIDQTVVSKGSLLENMVPPVNPSKEIEDPSDKKPDDWDERPKIPDPNAVKPDDWDEDEPSKIEDPDAVKPEGWLDDEPEYVPDPNAKKPKDWDEEMDGEWEAPQIPNPKCETAPGCGQWVRPMKNNPRYKGKWRAPMIDNPNYQGIWSPRKIPNPDYFEDLHPFKMTTVSAIGLELWSMTSDIYFDNFIICSEKEVADHWAADGWGLKKLVASANEPGMFSQLVTAAEDHPWLWVLYILTLALPVGLGVLFCWPAKKTDEYDFKKTDVSKQIRKGELKQEREEFEDDEIDEEKENEDTAEDERREMEETKREFLKDTKKMGREASLSDEGEGGEDLDDDEEENEVADEEENEVADASQEEGGMSNKSDSEDEKKEADEGTGDHPLRSVRKRRVRKD, encoded by the exons ATGCACTTCCAGTGGGACTGGCTGTGCTTGGGTGTCCTGCTAATTAGCTCAGTGACTGCAGaaactgaaaatgaagaaaatctgGATGCAGATGTTGAAGTGGAGGATTTTGACATGCAGTCCCAAGAAACTGAGATTGACAGAGATAAACCTTCCATAGAG GTTGTGTACCAGACTCCAACGCCAACTGGGGAAGTGTATTTTACAGAAACCTTTGATGGAGGATTGTCTGG GTGGGTGTTGTCTAAAACTAAGAAAGAAGACATAGATGATAACATTGCTAAATATGATG GAAGATGGGAAGTAGAAGagctgaaagaaaacacagtgcCTGGAGACAGAGGATTAGTGTTAAAATCAGTGGCAAAGCATCATGCAATATCAGCAATGCTAACAAAACCATTTATTTTTGATGATAAACCTTTGATTGTTCA GTATGAAGTGAATTTTCAAAAAGGCATTGACTGTGGTGGTGCATATATTAAACTTCTCTCCAGTAGTGATGACTTGAATCTG GAATACTTTTTTGACAGAACACCTTACACTATTATGTTTGGACCAGATAAATGTGGAGAAGATTACAAACTACACTTTATCTTCAGACATAAGAATCCTAAAACTGGAGAATATGATGAAAAGCATGCTGAACGTCCTGATGTAGACCTAAAAAAGTTCTATTTGGACAAGAAGACACATCTATATACTCTTG TGCTAAAACCAGATGATACATTTGAAATGTTAATCGACCAAACAGTTGTCAGTAAAGGAAGTCTTCTTGAGAATATGGTTCCTCCAGTAAACCCTTCCAAAGAAATAGAGGATCCTAGTGATAAGAAGCCTGATGATTGGGATGAGAGACCAAAAATACCTGATCCAAATGCTGTCAAACCAGATGACTG GGATGAAGACGAACCTTCCAAAATAGAAGATCCTGATGCTGTTAAGCCTGAGGGATGGCTTGATGATGAACCAGAATATGTTCCAGACCctaatgcaaaaaaaccaaaggacTG gGATGAAGAAATGGATGGGGAGTGGGAAGCCCCCCAGATCCCTAATCCAAAGTGTGAGACTGCACCTGGTTGTGGGCAGTGGGTGCGTCCCATGAAGAACAACCCAAGGTATAAAGGAAAATGGAGAGCACCTATGATAGATAATCCTAACTATCAG GGAATCTGGAGCCCTCGGAAAATACCAAACCCAGACTATTTTGAAGATCTTCACCCATTCAAGATGACCACTGTCAGTGCTATTGGTTTAGAACTGTGGTCTATGACATCTGATATTTACTTTGATAACTTCATCATCTGTTCAGAAAAAGAAGTAGCAGATCACTGGGCAGCAGATGGCTGGGGCTTGAAGAAATTAGTAGCAAGTGCTAATGAG CCTGGTATGTTTAGTCAACTGGTGACTGCTGCAGAAGACCACCCATGGCTCTGGGTTCTTTACATCTTGACTTTAGCTCTCCCTGTTGGTCTAGGTGTATTGTTCTGCTGGCCAGCAAAG AAAACAGATGAATATGACTTCAAAAAAACTGATGTATCTAAGCAAATTAGAAAAGGGGAATTAAAAcaagagagagaggagtttgaagatgatgaaatagatgaagaaaaagaaaatgaagatacaGCTGAAGATG agagaagagaaatggaggagacaaaaagagaatttttgaaGGATACAAAGAAGATGGGAAGGGAGGCTTCTCTTTCAG ATGAGGGTGAAGGTGGTGAAGATcttgatgatgatgaagaagaaaatgaagttgcagatgaggaagaaaatgaagttgCAGATGCAAGTCAAGAAGAAGGTGGTATGTCAAATAAATCTGATTCAGAAGATGAG aagaaagaagCTGATGAGGGTACAGGAGATCACCCGCTGAGATCCGTGCGCAAAAGAAGAGTACGAAAGGACTGA
- the CLGN gene encoding calmegin isoform X1, whose translation MHFQWDWLCLGVLLISSVTAETENEENLDADVEVEDFDMQSQETEIDRDKPSIEVVYQTPTPTGEVYFTETFDGGLSGWVLSKTKKEDIDDNIAKYDGRWEVEELKENTVPGDRGLVLKSVAKHHAISAMLTKPFIFDDKPLIVQYEVNFQKGIDCGGAYIKLLSSSDDLNLEYFFDRTPYTIMFGPDKCGEDYKLHFIFRHKNPKTGEYDEKHAERPDVDLKKFYLDKKTHLYTLVLKPDDTFEMLIDQTVVSKGSLLENMVPPVNPSKEIEDPSDKKPDDWDERPKIPDPNAVKPDDWDEDEPSKIEDPDAVKPEGWLDDEPEYVPDPNAKKPKDWDEEMDGEWEAPQIPNPKCETAPGCGQWVRPMKNNPRYKGKWRAPMIDNPNYQGIWSPRKIPNPDYFEDLHPFKMTTVSAIGLELWSMTSDIYFDNFIICSEKEVADHWAADGWGLKKLVASANEPGMFSQLVTAAEDHPWLWVLYILTLALPVGLGVLFCWPAKKTDEYDFKKTDVSKQIRKGELKQEREEFEDDEIDEEKENEDTAEDERREMEETKREFLKDTKKMGREASLSEDEGEGGEDLDDDEEENEVADEEENEVADASQEEGGMSNKSDSEDEKKEADEGTGDHPLRSVRKRRVRKD comes from the exons ATGCACTTCCAGTGGGACTGGCTGTGCTTGGGTGTCCTGCTAATTAGCTCAGTGACTGCAGaaactgaaaatgaagaaaatctgGATGCAGATGTTGAAGTGGAGGATTTTGACATGCAGTCCCAAGAAACTGAGATTGACAGAGATAAACCTTCCATAGAG GTTGTGTACCAGACTCCAACGCCAACTGGGGAAGTGTATTTTACAGAAACCTTTGATGGAGGATTGTCTGG GTGGGTGTTGTCTAAAACTAAGAAAGAAGACATAGATGATAACATTGCTAAATATGATG GAAGATGGGAAGTAGAAGagctgaaagaaaacacagtgcCTGGAGACAGAGGATTAGTGTTAAAATCAGTGGCAAAGCATCATGCAATATCAGCAATGCTAACAAAACCATTTATTTTTGATGATAAACCTTTGATTGTTCA GTATGAAGTGAATTTTCAAAAAGGCATTGACTGTGGTGGTGCATATATTAAACTTCTCTCCAGTAGTGATGACTTGAATCTG GAATACTTTTTTGACAGAACACCTTACACTATTATGTTTGGACCAGATAAATGTGGAGAAGATTACAAACTACACTTTATCTTCAGACATAAGAATCCTAAAACTGGAGAATATGATGAAAAGCATGCTGAACGTCCTGATGTAGACCTAAAAAAGTTCTATTTGGACAAGAAGACACATCTATATACTCTTG TGCTAAAACCAGATGATACATTTGAAATGTTAATCGACCAAACAGTTGTCAGTAAAGGAAGTCTTCTTGAGAATATGGTTCCTCCAGTAAACCCTTCCAAAGAAATAGAGGATCCTAGTGATAAGAAGCCTGATGATTGGGATGAGAGACCAAAAATACCTGATCCAAATGCTGTCAAACCAGATGACTG GGATGAAGACGAACCTTCCAAAATAGAAGATCCTGATGCTGTTAAGCCTGAGGGATGGCTTGATGATGAACCAGAATATGTTCCAGACCctaatgcaaaaaaaccaaaggacTG gGATGAAGAAATGGATGGGGAGTGGGAAGCCCCCCAGATCCCTAATCCAAAGTGTGAGACTGCACCTGGTTGTGGGCAGTGGGTGCGTCCCATGAAGAACAACCCAAGGTATAAAGGAAAATGGAGAGCACCTATGATAGATAATCCTAACTATCAG GGAATCTGGAGCCCTCGGAAAATACCAAACCCAGACTATTTTGAAGATCTTCACCCATTCAAGATGACCACTGTCAGTGCTATTGGTTTAGAACTGTGGTCTATGACATCTGATATTTACTTTGATAACTTCATCATCTGTTCAGAAAAAGAAGTAGCAGATCACTGGGCAGCAGATGGCTGGGGCTTGAAGAAATTAGTAGCAAGTGCTAATGAG CCTGGTATGTTTAGTCAACTGGTGACTGCTGCAGAAGACCACCCATGGCTCTGGGTTCTTTACATCTTGACTTTAGCTCTCCCTGTTGGTCTAGGTGTATTGTTCTGCTGGCCAGCAAAG AAAACAGATGAATATGACTTCAAAAAAACTGATGTATCTAAGCAAATTAGAAAAGGGGAATTAAAAcaagagagagaggagtttgaagatgatgaaatagatgaagaaaaagaaaatgaagatacaGCTGAAGATG agagaagagaaatggaggagacaaaaagagaatttttgaaGGATACAAAGAAGATGGGAAGGGAGGCTTCTCTTTCAG AAGATGAGGGTGAAGGTGGTGAAGATcttgatgatgatgaagaagaaaatgaagttgcagatgaggaagaaaatgaagttgCAGATGCAAGTCAAGAAGAAGGTGGTATGTCAAATAAATCTGATTCAGAAGATGAG aagaaagaagCTGATGAGGGTACAGGAGATCACCCGCTGAGATCCGTGCGCAAAAGAAGAGTACGAAAGGACTGA
- the CLGN gene encoding calmegin isoform X4 encodes MHFQWDWLCLGVLLISSVTAETENEENLDADVEVEDFDMQSQETEIDRDKPSIEVVYQTPTPTGEVYFTETFDGGLSGWVLSKTKKEDIDDNIAKYDGRWEVEELKENTVPGDRGLVLKSVAKHHAISAMLTKPFIFDDKPLIVQYEVNFQKGIDCGGAYIKLLSSSDDLNLEYFFDRTPYTIMFGPDKCGEDYKLHFIFRHKNPKTGEYDEKHAERPDVDLKKFYLDKKTHLYTLVLKPDDTFEMLIDQTVVSKGSLLENMVPPVNPSKEIEDPSDKKPDDWDERPKIPDPNAVKPDDWDEDEPSKIEDPDAVKPEGWLDDEPEYVPDPNAKKPKDWDEEMDGEWEAPQIPNPKCETAPGCGQWVRPMKNNPRYKGKWRAPMIDNPNYQGIWSPRKIPNPDYFEDLHPFKMTTVSAIGLELWSMTSDIYFDNFIICSEKEVADHWAADGWGLKKLVASANEPGMFSQLVTAAEDHPWLWVLYILTLALPVGLGVLFCWPAKKTDEYDFKKTDVSKQIRKGELKQEREEFEDDEIDEEKENEDTAEDDEGEGGEDLDDDEEENEVADEEENEVADASQEEGGMSNKSDSEDEKKEADEGTGDHPLRSVRKRRVRKD; translated from the exons ATGCACTTCCAGTGGGACTGGCTGTGCTTGGGTGTCCTGCTAATTAGCTCAGTGACTGCAGaaactgaaaatgaagaaaatctgGATGCAGATGTTGAAGTGGAGGATTTTGACATGCAGTCCCAAGAAACTGAGATTGACAGAGATAAACCTTCCATAGAG GTTGTGTACCAGACTCCAACGCCAACTGGGGAAGTGTATTTTACAGAAACCTTTGATGGAGGATTGTCTGG GTGGGTGTTGTCTAAAACTAAGAAAGAAGACATAGATGATAACATTGCTAAATATGATG GAAGATGGGAAGTAGAAGagctgaaagaaaacacagtgcCTGGAGACAGAGGATTAGTGTTAAAATCAGTGGCAAAGCATCATGCAATATCAGCAATGCTAACAAAACCATTTATTTTTGATGATAAACCTTTGATTGTTCA GTATGAAGTGAATTTTCAAAAAGGCATTGACTGTGGTGGTGCATATATTAAACTTCTCTCCAGTAGTGATGACTTGAATCTG GAATACTTTTTTGACAGAACACCTTACACTATTATGTTTGGACCAGATAAATGTGGAGAAGATTACAAACTACACTTTATCTTCAGACATAAGAATCCTAAAACTGGAGAATATGATGAAAAGCATGCTGAACGTCCTGATGTAGACCTAAAAAAGTTCTATTTGGACAAGAAGACACATCTATATACTCTTG TGCTAAAACCAGATGATACATTTGAAATGTTAATCGACCAAACAGTTGTCAGTAAAGGAAGTCTTCTTGAGAATATGGTTCCTCCAGTAAACCCTTCCAAAGAAATAGAGGATCCTAGTGATAAGAAGCCTGATGATTGGGATGAGAGACCAAAAATACCTGATCCAAATGCTGTCAAACCAGATGACTG GGATGAAGACGAACCTTCCAAAATAGAAGATCCTGATGCTGTTAAGCCTGAGGGATGGCTTGATGATGAACCAGAATATGTTCCAGACCctaatgcaaaaaaaccaaaggacTG gGATGAAGAAATGGATGGGGAGTGGGAAGCCCCCCAGATCCCTAATCCAAAGTGTGAGACTGCACCTGGTTGTGGGCAGTGGGTGCGTCCCATGAAGAACAACCCAAGGTATAAAGGAAAATGGAGAGCACCTATGATAGATAATCCTAACTATCAG GGAATCTGGAGCCCTCGGAAAATACCAAACCCAGACTATTTTGAAGATCTTCACCCATTCAAGATGACCACTGTCAGTGCTATTGGTTTAGAACTGTGGTCTATGACATCTGATATTTACTTTGATAACTTCATCATCTGTTCAGAAAAAGAAGTAGCAGATCACTGGGCAGCAGATGGCTGGGGCTTGAAGAAATTAGTAGCAAGTGCTAATGAG CCTGGTATGTTTAGTCAACTGGTGACTGCTGCAGAAGACCACCCATGGCTCTGGGTTCTTTACATCTTGACTTTAGCTCTCCCTGTTGGTCTAGGTGTATTGTTCTGCTGGCCAGCAAAG AAAACAGATGAATATGACTTCAAAAAAACTGATGTATCTAAGCAAATTAGAAAAGGGGAATTAAAAcaagagagagaggagtttgaagatgatgaaatagatgaagaaaaagaaaatgaagatacaGCTGAAGATG ATGAGGGTGAAGGTGGTGAAGATcttgatgatgatgaagaagaaaatgaagttgcagatgaggaagaaaatgaagttgCAGATGCAAGTCAAGAAGAAGGTGGTATGTCAAATAAATCTGATTCAGAAGATGAG aagaaagaagCTGATGAGGGTACAGGAGATCACCCGCTGAGATCCGTGCGCAAAAGAAGAGTACGAAAGGACTGA
- the CLGN gene encoding calmegin isoform X3, which translates to MHFQWDWLCLGVLLISSVTAETENEENLDADVEVEDFDMQSQETEIDRDKPSIEVVYQTPTPTGEVYFTETFDGGLSGWVLSKTKKEDIDDNIAKYDGRWEVEELKENTVPGDRGLVLKSVAKHHAISAMLTKPFIFDDKPLIVQYEVNFQKGIDCGGAYIKLLSSSDDLNLEYFFDRTPYTIMFGPDKCGEDYKLHFIFRHKNPKTGEYDEKHAERPDVDLKKFYLDKKTHLYTLVLKPDDTFEMLIDQTVVSKGSLLENMVPPVNPSKEIEDPSDKKPDDWDERPKIPDPNAVKPDDWDEDEPSKIEDPDAVKPEGWLDDEPEYVPDPNAKKPKDWDEEMDGEWEAPQIPNPKCETAPGCGQWVRPMKNNPRYKGKWRAPMIDNPNYQGIWSPRKIPNPDYFEDLHPFKMTTVSAIGLELWSMTSDIYFDNFIICSEKEVADHWAADGWGLKKLVASANEPGMFSQLVTAAEDHPWLWVLYILTLALPVGLGVLFCWPAKKTDEYDFKKTDVSKQIRKGELKQEREEFEDDEIDEEKENEDTAEDEDEGEGGEDLDDDEEENEVADEEENEVADASQEEGGMSNKSDSEDEKKEADEGTGDHPLRSVRKRRVRKD; encoded by the exons ATGCACTTCCAGTGGGACTGGCTGTGCTTGGGTGTCCTGCTAATTAGCTCAGTGACTGCAGaaactgaaaatgaagaaaatctgGATGCAGATGTTGAAGTGGAGGATTTTGACATGCAGTCCCAAGAAACTGAGATTGACAGAGATAAACCTTCCATAGAG GTTGTGTACCAGACTCCAACGCCAACTGGGGAAGTGTATTTTACAGAAACCTTTGATGGAGGATTGTCTGG GTGGGTGTTGTCTAAAACTAAGAAAGAAGACATAGATGATAACATTGCTAAATATGATG GAAGATGGGAAGTAGAAGagctgaaagaaaacacagtgcCTGGAGACAGAGGATTAGTGTTAAAATCAGTGGCAAAGCATCATGCAATATCAGCAATGCTAACAAAACCATTTATTTTTGATGATAAACCTTTGATTGTTCA GTATGAAGTGAATTTTCAAAAAGGCATTGACTGTGGTGGTGCATATATTAAACTTCTCTCCAGTAGTGATGACTTGAATCTG GAATACTTTTTTGACAGAACACCTTACACTATTATGTTTGGACCAGATAAATGTGGAGAAGATTACAAACTACACTTTATCTTCAGACATAAGAATCCTAAAACTGGAGAATATGATGAAAAGCATGCTGAACGTCCTGATGTAGACCTAAAAAAGTTCTATTTGGACAAGAAGACACATCTATATACTCTTG TGCTAAAACCAGATGATACATTTGAAATGTTAATCGACCAAACAGTTGTCAGTAAAGGAAGTCTTCTTGAGAATATGGTTCCTCCAGTAAACCCTTCCAAAGAAATAGAGGATCCTAGTGATAAGAAGCCTGATGATTGGGATGAGAGACCAAAAATACCTGATCCAAATGCTGTCAAACCAGATGACTG GGATGAAGACGAACCTTCCAAAATAGAAGATCCTGATGCTGTTAAGCCTGAGGGATGGCTTGATGATGAACCAGAATATGTTCCAGACCctaatgcaaaaaaaccaaaggacTG gGATGAAGAAATGGATGGGGAGTGGGAAGCCCCCCAGATCCCTAATCCAAAGTGTGAGACTGCACCTGGTTGTGGGCAGTGGGTGCGTCCCATGAAGAACAACCCAAGGTATAAAGGAAAATGGAGAGCACCTATGATAGATAATCCTAACTATCAG GGAATCTGGAGCCCTCGGAAAATACCAAACCCAGACTATTTTGAAGATCTTCACCCATTCAAGATGACCACTGTCAGTGCTATTGGTTTAGAACTGTGGTCTATGACATCTGATATTTACTTTGATAACTTCATCATCTGTTCAGAAAAAGAAGTAGCAGATCACTGGGCAGCAGATGGCTGGGGCTTGAAGAAATTAGTAGCAAGTGCTAATGAG CCTGGTATGTTTAGTCAACTGGTGACTGCTGCAGAAGACCACCCATGGCTCTGGGTTCTTTACATCTTGACTTTAGCTCTCCCTGTTGGTCTAGGTGTATTGTTCTGCTGGCCAGCAAAG AAAACAGATGAATATGACTTCAAAAAAACTGATGTATCTAAGCAAATTAGAAAAGGGGAATTAAAAcaagagagagaggagtttgaagatgatgaaatagatgaagaaaaagaaaatgaagatacaGCTGAAGATG AAGATGAGGGTGAAGGTGGTGAAGATcttgatgatgatgaagaagaaaatgaagttgcagatgaggaagaaaatgaagttgCAGATGCAAGTCAAGAAGAAGGTGGTATGTCAAATAAATCTGATTCAGAAGATGAG aagaaagaagCTGATGAGGGTACAGGAGATCACCCGCTGAGATCCGTGCGCAAAAGAAGAGTACGAAAGGACTGA
- the SCOC gene encoding short coiled-coil protein isoform X1 — MMNADMDAVEAENQVELEEKTRLINQVLELQHTLEDLSARVDAVKEENLKLKSENQVLGQYIENLMSASSVFQTTDTKSKRK; from the exons ATGATGAATGCCGACATGGATG CTGTTGAGGCTGAGAATCAGGTGGAATTAGAAGAGAAAACACGGCTTATTAATCAAGTTTTGGAACTGCAGCACACACTTGAAG ATCTCTCAGCACGAGTAGATGCTGTTAAGGAAGAAAACTTGAAACTGAAATCAGAAAACCAAGTTCTTGGACAGTATATAGAAAATCTGATGTCAGCGTCTAGTGTTTTCCAAACAACTGacacaaaaagcaaaaggaagtaA